In Achromobacter spanius, the following proteins share a genomic window:
- a CDS encoding bifunctional salicylyl-CoA 5-hydroxylase/oxidoreductase — protein sequence MKIVCIGGGPAGLYFGLLMKLQNPANDVTVIERNRPYDTFGWGVVFSDATMQNLREADPVSAQTIGDAFNHWDDIDIHFKGRSIRSSGHGFIGIGRKKLLNILQARCEDVGVKLVFENFVQDDQAIAREYDADLVIASDGINSQVRTRYADTFHPDIDQRRCRFVWLGTKKVFDAFTFAFVQTEHGWFQAHAYRYEDGMSTFIVETPEETWQAAGIEQMSQEEGIAYCEKLFAPWLDGNALISNATHLRGSAIWIRFPRVICNTWVHWNTLDTARGQRRVPVVLMGDAAHTAHFSIGSGTKLALEDSIELARCLSGAEGSVEAGLKHYEEVRSVEVLKIQNAARNSTEWFENVERYAELEPEQFAYSLLTRSQRISHENLRLRDPAWLEGFERWIAERAGAPTASGQRPAIPMLTPYQVRGVRLKNRILVSPMAMYSCTDGVPGDFHLVHLGARAMGGAGLVMVEMTCVSPDGRITPGCPGLWNDEQAQAFTRIVDFVHGNSDARIGVQLGHAGRKGSTQLGWQKIDHPLAEGNWPLLSASALPYIEGVSQTPRAMTRADMDDARDNFVAAARRAEQAGFDWLELHCAHGYLLSSFISPLTNHRDDEYGGSLENRLRFPLEVFKAVRAVWPEDKPMSVRISASDWVEGGITADDAVDIARYFKAAGADMIDCSSGQVSKEEKPVYGRMFQTPFADRVRNEAGIPTIAVGAIFEADHANGIIASGRADLCALARPHLADASWTLREAARVGYRDIAWPSQYFAGKRQLETNFERAAAMAQLDIK from the coding sequence ATGAAAATAGTCTGCATCGGCGGCGGTCCCGCCGGCCTGTATTTCGGTCTGCTCATGAAACTGCAGAACCCCGCCAACGACGTCACTGTCATCGAACGCAATCGTCCGTATGACACTTTTGGATGGGGCGTGGTGTTCTCCGACGCCACCATGCAGAACCTGCGCGAGGCAGACCCCGTTTCCGCTCAGACCATTGGCGACGCGTTCAACCATTGGGATGACATCGACATCCACTTCAAGGGCCGCAGCATCCGCAGCAGTGGCCACGGCTTTATCGGCATCGGCCGCAAGAAGCTCTTGAACATCTTGCAGGCGCGTTGCGAAGACGTGGGTGTGAAGCTGGTGTTCGAGAACTTCGTCCAGGACGACCAGGCCATCGCCCGGGAATACGACGCCGATCTCGTCATTGCGTCCGACGGCATCAACAGCCAGGTCCGCACCCGCTACGCCGACACCTTCCACCCCGACATCGACCAGCGCCGCTGCCGCTTCGTCTGGCTGGGCACCAAGAAGGTGTTCGACGCCTTCACCTTCGCCTTCGTCCAGACCGAACACGGCTGGTTCCAGGCGCATGCCTACCGCTACGAAGACGGCATGTCCACCTTCATCGTGGAAACGCCCGAGGAAACCTGGCAGGCTGCCGGCATCGAGCAGATGAGCCAGGAAGAAGGCATTGCCTACTGCGAAAAACTGTTCGCGCCCTGGCTGGACGGCAATGCGCTGATCAGCAACGCCACGCACCTGCGCGGGTCCGCCATCTGGATTCGTTTCCCGCGCGTCATCTGCAACACCTGGGTGCACTGGAACACACTGGACACGGCGCGCGGCCAGCGCCGCGTGCCCGTCGTGCTGATGGGCGATGCCGCGCACACCGCGCACTTCTCCATCGGCTCCGGCACCAAATTGGCGCTTGAAGATTCCATCGAACTCGCGCGCTGCCTGAGCGGCGCCGAAGGCAGCGTCGAAGCGGGCCTGAAGCACTACGAGGAAGTCCGTAGCGTCGAGGTCCTGAAGATCCAGAACGCCGCCCGCAACTCCACCGAGTGGTTCGAAAACGTCGAGCGCTACGCCGAACTGGAACCCGAGCAATTCGCCTACTCGCTGCTGACCCGCTCGCAGCGCATCTCGCACGAAAACCTGCGCTTGCGCGACCCGGCCTGGCTGGAAGGCTTTGAGCGCTGGATCGCCGAACGCGCCGGCGCGCCCACCGCGTCCGGCCAGCGTCCCGCCATCCCGATGCTGACGCCGTACCAGGTGCGTGGCGTACGGTTGAAGAACCGCATTCTGGTGTCCCCCATGGCCATGTATTCCTGCACCGACGGCGTGCCGGGCGATTTCCACCTGGTGCACCTGGGCGCGCGCGCCATGGGCGGCGCCGGCCTGGTCATGGTGGAAATGACCTGCGTGTCGCCGGATGGCCGCATCACCCCGGGCTGCCCGGGCTTGTGGAACGACGAGCAGGCGCAGGCATTCACCCGCATCGTGGATTTTGTGCACGGCAATAGCGACGCCCGCATCGGCGTGCAGTTGGGCCATGCCGGCCGCAAGGGCTCCACGCAGCTGGGCTGGCAGAAAATCGATCACCCCCTGGCCGAAGGCAATTGGCCGCTGCTGTCGGCGTCCGCCTTGCCGTACATCGAAGGCGTGTCGCAAACGCCGCGCGCCATGACGCGCGCCGACATGGACGACGCGCGCGACAACTTCGTTGCCGCCGCCCGCCGCGCCGAGCAGGCCGGTTTTGACTGGCTGGAACTGCACTGCGCCCACGGCTACCTGCTGTCCAGCTTCATCTCGCCCCTGACCAACCACCGTGACGACGAATACGGCGGCAGCCTGGAAAACCGCCTGCGCTTCCCGCTGGAAGTGTTCAAGGCCGTGCGCGCCGTCTGGCCCGAAGACAAGCCCATGTCGGTGCGGATTTCCGCCAGCGACTGGGTCGAAGGCGGCATCACCGCTGATGACGCGGTGGACATCGCGCGCTACTTCAAGGCCGCCGGCGCCGACATGATCGACTGCTCGTCCGGCCAGGTCAGCAAGGAAGAAAAGCCCGTCTACGGCCGCATGTTCCAGACTCCGTTCGCCGACCGCGTGCGCAACGAAGCGGGCATCCCCACCATTGCGGTGGGTGCCATCTTCGAAGCCGACCACGCCAACGGCATCATCGCGTCGGGCCGTGCCGACCTGTGCGCCCTGGCGCGTCCCCACTTGGCCGACGCCTCCTGGACGCTGCGCGAAGCCGCGCGCGTGGGCTATCGTGACATCGCCTGGCCCAGCCAGTATTTCGCGGGCAAGCGCCAACTGGAAACCAACTTCGAACGCGCCGCCGCCATGGCGCAACTGGACATCAAATGA
- a CDS encoding SDR family NAD(P)-dependent oxidoreductase, with product MTSLAQPLAGRHALVTGGARGIGLASARALLARGARVTLLGRDGAALDAAADSLASVGQVQAVSADIADEASVRAAFAQAETEFGPVLVLVNNAGQAVSQRFDRTDAALWHQMIAVNLTGTFHCIQAALPGMLQAKWGRVINVASTAGLIGYGYVSAYCAAKHGVIGLTRSLALETAQKGVTVNAVCPGYTETDIVRGAVANIVEKTGMTPDAARAKLAERNPQGRLVQPEEVAETVAWLALPASASVNGQAIAVDGGEVMTG from the coding sequence ATGACGAGCCTTGCGCAACCCTTGGCCGGTCGCCACGCGCTGGTGACGGGCGGCGCGCGCGGCATCGGCCTGGCCAGCGCGCGGGCGCTGCTGGCGCGCGGCGCGCGCGTCACGCTGCTGGGCCGCGATGGCGCGGCGCTGGATGCCGCCGCCGACAGCCTGGCCAGTGTGGGGCAGGTGCAGGCGGTTAGCGCCGACATCGCGGACGAAGCCTCGGTGCGTGCCGCCTTTGCCCAGGCCGAAACCGAATTCGGCCCGGTGCTGGTGCTGGTGAACAACGCCGGCCAAGCCGTCAGCCAGCGCTTTGACCGCACCGACGCCGCGCTCTGGCACCAGATGATTGCCGTCAACCTGACCGGCACGTTCCATTGCATCCAGGCCGCGCTGCCCGGCATGCTGCAAGCCAAGTGGGGCCGCGTCATCAACGTGGCCAGCACCGCCGGCCTGATCGGCTACGGCTATGTCAGCGCTTACTGCGCCGCCAAGCATGGCGTGATCGGGCTGACCCGTTCGCTGGCGCTGGAAACCGCGCAAAAGGGCGTGACCGTCAACGCCGTCTGCCCCGGCTATACCGAGACCGACATCGTGCGCGGTGCGGTCGCCAATATCGTGGAAAAGACCGGCATGACGCCGGACGCCGCCCGCGCCAAGCTGGCCGAGCGCAACCCCCAAGGCCGCCTGGTGCAGCCCGAGGAAGTGGCCGAAACCGTGGCCTGGCTGGCGCTGCCGGCCTCCGCCTCGGTCAATGGGCAGGCGATCGCCGTGGACGGCGGCGAAGTGATGACCGGCTAA
- a CDS encoding enoyl-CoA hydratase family protein produces the protein MSTQSEEHTMKHHRRPLAGYQAKTFLWEVSADGKIGTVTLNRPERKNPLTFDSYAELRDLFRSLVYATDVKVVVVTGAGGNFCSGGDVHEIIGPLTKMSMPELLDFTRMTGDLVKAMRACPQPIVAAVDGVCAGAGAMVALAADMRLGTPAARTAFLFTRVGLAGADMGACTLLPRMIGQGRASELLYTGRAMTADEGASWGFFNALHDSATLAEAAQTLAAQLAAGPTFAHGVTKKLLHQEWNMGVDEAIEAEAEAQAICMQTRDFHRAYEAFVAKQKPVFEGN, from the coding sequence ATGAGCACCCAGTCCGAAGAGCACACCATGAAGCACCACAGGCGCCCGCTGGCCGGTTACCAGGCCAAGACGTTCCTGTGGGAGGTGTCGGCCGACGGCAAGATCGGCACGGTTACGCTGAACCGGCCCGAACGCAAGAACCCGTTGACGTTCGATTCCTACGCCGAACTGCGCGACCTGTTCCGCTCGCTGGTGTATGCCACCGACGTGAAGGTGGTGGTGGTGACGGGCGCGGGCGGCAACTTCTGCTCGGGCGGCGATGTGCATGAAATCATCGGGCCGCTGACCAAGATGAGCATGCCCGAACTGCTGGACTTCACCCGCATGACGGGCGACCTGGTCAAGGCCATGCGCGCCTGCCCGCAACCCATCGTGGCGGCGGTGGACGGCGTGTGCGCGGGCGCGGGTGCCATGGTGGCGCTGGCCGCCGACATGCGGCTGGGCACGCCCGCCGCGCGTACCGCCTTCCTGTTCACCCGCGTAGGTTTGGCCGGCGCCGACATGGGCGCCTGCACCTTGCTGCCGCGCATGATCGGCCAGGGCCGCGCCTCTGAATTGCTGTACACCGGCCGCGCCATGACGGCTGACGAAGGCGCCAGCTGGGGCTTCTTCAACGCGCTGCACGATTCCGCCACCTTGGCCGAGGCCGCGCAGACGCTGGCCGCGCAACTGGCCGCCGGCCCCACCTTCGCGCACGGCGTCACCAAGAAGCTGCTGCACCAGGAATGGAACATGGGTGTGGACGAGGCCATCGAGGCCGAAGCCGAGGCCCAGGCCATCTGCATGCAGACGCGCGACTTCCACCGCGCCTACGAGGCCTTCGTGGCCAAGCAAAAGCCCGTCTTCGAGGGGAACTGA